In Streptomyces sp. NBC_00569, a single genomic region encodes these proteins:
- a CDS encoding ABC transporter ATP-binding protein, whose translation MRFVDVTGSREAAGRSIRMRDMARRLPQLVRRSLALAWRVDRRATVGLLLCQLITGVMQALGLVAIAGTLTALLRDGDVYHRLLQAWPSVALLAGAAGVRALLGITVNWLSSRLSPLMTREAEQMLLTGCAEVELCAYDDPEFNRDREAADRGAQVTGDLINEGQDLIASAAAFLAGAIVLAGVHWVLLPLLVAASLPQAVAQVSAARVRYLANLRSNGDARMLSVLRWHIYTKDAADQIRAGTMAPFLSGRYRSTVARINREDRSAADQGARMSLIGALCGGLGSAVVWAAVVWLLATGRITVGHAGTAVFALQTAGMSVRGLVSVGARAVRTGLYMDDWTRFLDRAGGFRMRRGPHRPPAPETIEVKSLTHRYAGKDRDALSDVSLTLRRGEVTALVGFNGSGKSTLSKLISGLYLPSGGGQVLWDGVPTDTIDPQALWQQVALVPQDYAHWPLTVRENVNQGQPTERGDEAVREACQAADADEVVDKLRGGLDTLLAREWLNGEELSGGQWQRIALARAFFRQAGLLVLDEPTANLDPRAEYRIFQRLRTLARNRAVLLVTHRMTSVAIADRIVVLDDGKIVQEGTYAQLCDQEGPFAKLLSYQIASEADGDMQEASA comes from the coding sequence ATGCGCTTCGTCGACGTGACCGGCAGCCGCGAAGCGGCCGGACGCTCGATCCGGATGCGCGACATGGCCCGCCGCCTGCCCCAGTTGGTGCGCCGCTCGCTGGCCCTGGCCTGGCGCGTCGACCGACGGGCGACCGTCGGCCTTCTCCTGTGCCAGCTGATCACCGGCGTGATGCAGGCCCTGGGCCTGGTCGCTATCGCCGGTACCCTCACCGCCTTGCTGCGTGACGGTGACGTCTACCACCGGCTCCTTCAGGCGTGGCCCTCCGTCGCTCTGCTCGCCGGGGCCGCCGGTGTGCGCGCGCTCCTCGGCATCACCGTGAACTGGCTGTCTTCCCGCCTGAGTCCGCTGATGACCCGCGAGGCCGAGCAGATGCTGCTCACAGGCTGCGCCGAGGTCGAGCTGTGCGCCTACGACGACCCGGAATTCAACCGCGACCGCGAAGCCGCCGACCGCGGCGCCCAGGTCACCGGCGACCTGATCAATGAGGGCCAGGACCTGATCGCCTCGGCCGCCGCCTTCCTCGCCGGGGCTATCGTCCTGGCCGGGGTGCACTGGGTCCTCCTCCCCCTCCTCGTCGCCGCCAGCCTGCCGCAAGCCGTGGCCCAGGTCAGTGCCGCACGCGTCCGCTACCTGGCCAACCTGCGCAGCAACGGGGACGCCCGGATGCTGTCGGTACTGCGCTGGCACATCTACACCAAGGACGCCGCCGACCAGATCCGCGCCGGCACCATGGCCCCCTTCCTCTCCGGCCGCTACCGCAGCACCGTCGCCCGGATCAACCGCGAGGACCGGTCCGCAGCCGACCAAGGCGCCCGCATGTCTCTGATCGGCGCACTGTGCGGAGGGCTGGGGTCAGCAGTGGTGTGGGCAGCGGTCGTATGGCTGCTCGCCACCGGCCGGATCACCGTCGGACACGCCGGAACGGCTGTCTTCGCCCTGCAGACTGCCGGCATGTCGGTCCGCGGCCTGGTGTCCGTCGGCGCGCGCGCCGTACGGACCGGGCTCTACATGGACGACTGGACCCGCTTCCTGGACAGAGCCGGCGGCTTCCGCATGCGCCGCGGCCCGCACCGGCCCCCGGCGCCGGAGACGATCGAGGTCAAGTCGCTCACCCATCGCTACGCGGGCAAGGACCGCGACGCCCTGTCCGATGTCTCTCTTACTCTGCGCCGGGGCGAAGTCACTGCACTGGTGGGCTTCAACGGCTCGGGCAAGTCGACGCTGTCGAAGCTGATCAGCGGCCTCTACCTGCCATCCGGCGGCGGACAGGTGCTCTGGGACGGAGTTCCCACCGACACCATCGACCCGCAGGCGCTGTGGCAGCAAGTCGCCCTCGTGCCGCAGGACTACGCCCACTGGCCGCTGACCGTGCGCGAGAACGTGAATCAGGGGCAGCCCACCGAGCGGGGCGACGAGGCGGTCCGCGAGGCGTGCCAGGCCGCCGACGCCGACGAGGTCGTCGACAAGCTCCGCGGGGGTCTGGACACTCTCCTGGCCCGCGAGTGGCTCAACGGCGAAGAGCTGAGCGGCGGTCAGTGGCAGCGCATCGCCCTGGCCAGAGCATTCTTCCGGCAGGCCGGACTGCTGGTCCTCGACGAGCCGACAGCCAACCTCGACCCCCGCGCCGAGTACCGCATCTTCCAGCGGCTGCGAACCCTGGCCCGCAACCGAGCCGTCCTGCTGGTGACTCACCGCATGACCAGTGTCGCCATCGCCGATCGCATCGTGGTCCTCGACGACGGCAAGATCGTCCAAGAGGGGACGTACGCCCAGCTTTGCGACCAGGAGGGCCCCTTCGCGAAGTTGCTGTCCTACCAGATCGCCTCCGAGGCCGACGGCGACATGCAAGAGGCTTCCGCGTGA
- a CDS encoding NUDIX domain-containing protein, translating to MPLTRSDIRRTAEKYLARHPAERDALAGLITLLNGAGDPTDRATLPGHVTCSAVVIDREQRVLHIGHRNTGLLLTPGGHIEGDRTLLAAALREVCEETGLQARDLCLIPQFLGSPIDVDTHDIDANPSKGERPHQHFDFRYAFYLSSDEHPELALQDEEVDGAQWLELAKVRSSTLRNKLLAARAQGMDGKPEPVNACALIHDGAGRYLLHLRDHKPGLICQSGAFALLGGGRTHDDQSLEDTLLRELSEEVPELRLEDVRPYAVEADTSIDGLSVPVQVFAARWRGNAERLALHEGVLLRWFAPDELDRLRLSPATRDLIHRHAAENPPDTNQAAAPAVWDGGSQTVLNGIGVHLHLEDAEGRVLLGLRHPESKYAGDTWHYLAGRCEQESALACLVREAREEAGLVIDPADVELAHVVHVVDTPGSLPLMQLFFKASRWEGEPKVLEPDKCLTWKWWPRHELPDRIVSYTRTAIAAIAEGRPYSQLSW from the coding sequence ATGCCGCTCACACGCTCCGACATCCGCAGGACTGCCGAAAAGTACCTGGCCCGCCACCCAGCCGAGCGCGACGCCCTCGCCGGGCTGATCACGCTCCTGAACGGGGCCGGCGACCCGACCGACCGTGCGACGCTGCCCGGACACGTGACGTGCAGCGCGGTGGTCATCGACCGGGAACAGCGCGTCCTGCACATCGGTCACCGGAACACGGGTTTGCTTCTGACCCCTGGAGGCCACATCGAGGGAGACCGGACGCTCCTGGCTGCGGCGCTGCGCGAGGTCTGTGAGGAGACCGGGCTGCAGGCGAGGGATCTTTGCTTGATCCCGCAGTTCCTCGGCTCTCCCATCGACGTCGACACCCACGACATCGACGCCAACCCCTCCAAAGGCGAACGCCCGCATCAGCACTTCGACTTCCGCTATGCCTTCTACCTCAGCTCCGACGAGCATCCTGAGCTCGCGCTGCAGGACGAGGAGGTCGACGGTGCCCAATGGCTCGAGTTGGCCAAGGTGCGCTCGTCGACCCTGCGCAACAAGCTCCTGGCCGCGCGCGCCCAGGGCATGGACGGGAAGCCGGAACCCGTGAACGCCTGCGCGCTGATCCACGACGGGGCCGGTCGCTACTTGCTCCATCTGCGCGACCACAAACCCGGCCTCATCTGCCAGTCGGGGGCGTTCGCTCTTCTCGGAGGCGGCCGCACGCACGACGACCAGAGCCTTGAGGACACGCTGCTGCGGGAGTTGTCCGAGGAGGTGCCCGAGCTCCGCCTTGAGGACGTGAGGCCCTACGCCGTGGAGGCCGACACCAGCATCGACGGCCTCAGCGTCCCCGTCCAGGTCTTCGCCGCCCGGTGGCGCGGCAACGCCGAGCGTCTCGCGCTGCACGAGGGTGTGCTGCTGCGCTGGTTCGCCCCCGATGAACTGGACCGGCTGCGTCTGAGCCCCGCCACCCGGGACCTGATTCACCGGCACGCGGCCGAGAACCCCCCAGACACCAACCAGGCCGCGGCTCCCGCCGTGTGGGACGGGGGCAGCCAGACGGTGCTGAATGGCATCGGAGTCCACCTCCACCTCGAAGACGCCGAAGGCCGGGTACTTCTCGGCCTGCGCCACCCCGAATCAAAGTACGCGGGCGACACATGGCACTACCTCGCCGGCCGATGCGAGCAGGAGTCCGCCCTCGCCTGCCTGGTCCGCGAGGCGAGAGAGGAGGCCGGCCTGGTCATCGACCCCGCGGACGTGGAGCTCGCGCACGTCGTCCACGTCGTCGACACCCCGGGCTCGCTGCCGTTGATGCAACTGTTCTTCAAGGCCAGCCGGTGGGAGGGGGAACCGAAAGTCCTTGAGCCCGACAAGTGCCTGACGTGGAAATGGTGGCCGC